actacacacacaccaaacctaatgctcaaacacactctctctccctcagaaaAAGGTCTATAAGGATCAGATGGAGTTCATGCTGCAGAACCACGTGTTCCCCCTGTTCCGCAGTGAGCTGGGCTACATGAGGGCCAGGGTAAgacttttgtgtgtctgtctgtgtcccctGTTGGGCAGAGGGCTGGGCTACATGAGGGCCAGGGTatatgacctgtgtgtgtaagggtatatgacgtgtgtgtgtgtgtgtgtgtgtgtgtgtgtgtgtgtgtgtgtgtgtgtgtgtgtgtgtgtgtgtgtgtgtgtgtgtgtgtgtgtgtgtgtgtgtgtgtgtgtgtgtgtgtgtgtgtgtgtgtgtgtgtgtgtgtgtgtgtgtgtgtgggggggggggggggggggtgtcaatGTAGCTGTCGAtgttggggtgtttgtgtgtgctgctgttgatgtgtgtggatgttggggtttgtgtgtgctggtgttgatgtgtgtgtgtggatgttggggtgggggtgtgtgtggtttgtgtgtgctggtgttgatgtgtgtgtgtgcgtgcgcaggcgtgctggtgttgatgtgtgtggatgttggggtttgtgtgtgctggtgttgatgtgtgtggatgttggggtgggggtgtgtgtgctggtgttgatgtgtgtgtgtgtgtgtgtgtgtgtgcgcaggcgtGCTGGGTGCTGCACTACTTCTGTGAGGTGAAGTTTAAGAGCGACCAGAACCTGCAGACGGCGCTGGAGCTCACCAGACTCTGCCTCATCAACGACAACCAGATGCCCGTCAAGGTGGAGGCGGCCATCGCACTACAGGTCCTCATCAGCAACCAGgagaaaggtacacacacacacacacacacacacacacacacacacacacacacacacacacacacacacacaggatcagagGCCTGTCAAAGTGGTTCTCTCTAGCAACCaggagacaggcacacacacccacaataacAGTCGCTAGACGGACTATGTTTTTTAAACTAGACCCTGTCGACATGTTTCTCAGCGTTAACTGAACTAAACCCTGTCGACATATTGCTCTGCGTTAATTAAACTAGACCCTGTCGACATATTGCTCTGTGTTAACTAAAGTAGACCCTGTAACTAAGGAGACTTAATATTCCAGGTACTCTGATTTAATATATGATTTAGAAACAACTTGGAATACAAATACAGAACTCTTTTTACTTGCAAAACTGTGTATATTGGGAGTAACGACTCATGGACTATGAATAGTGGTATCCATAGTAACCCTTACCCAGTCTAAAATAAGTGCCACATTATTCTCCCTTTACAGTATAATTGTCTATTCAAAGCAGGCATCAAGCGCTACTGCATGTTGCCATCTAGTATAGCCTAGCCGCTGTAGCCACAGCATGTTGCCATGTAGTTTAGCCTAGCCGCTGTAGCCACAGCATGTTGCCATGTAGTTTAGCCTAGCCGCTGTAGCCACAGCATGTTGCCATGTAGTTTAGCCTAGCCGCTGTAACCACAGCATGTTGACATCTAGTTTAGCTGCTGTAGCCACAGCATGTTGACATCTAGTTTAGCCGCTGTAGCCACAGCATGTTGCCATGTAGTTTAGCCCAGCTGCTGTAGCCACAGCATGTTGCTCCACAGCCAAGTCCCCCGTTAGTCCACCTGTAAGCGGTGCGGGACTAGCGTGAGACTCGTGCGGCGAGACCAGGTTGTGTTCCCATCCGGGTCTCAAGTGGCCTGTAAGCTCCTGCCCTGGGCTTCTCAGATACTTCTAGAAatgatgtgtttgtgaaatggatGTCTTCTCAGACACTTCTAGAAatgatgtgtttgtgaaatggatGTCTGCCCGTCTCCACCACGAAACCTCATTACTACATTGCAAATAATCCCCATAACCTGTCAGGTCTTATTATGCACAACCGTCTCATATAGGAATGCTTTgtcttttcgtgtgtgtgtgtgtgtttgtgtgcatgcagctAAGGAGTACATCACGCCGTTCATTCGGCCGGTGATGCAGGCTCTTCTGCACATCGTCAGGGAGACGGAAACTGATGACCTCACCAGCGTGATCCAGAAGATGATCTGTGAATACAGCGAGGAGGTGACGCCCATCGCCGTGGAGATGACCCAGCACCTGGCCATGACCTTCAACCAGGTCATCCAGACGGGCCCAGACGAGGAGGGAGGAGACGACAAGGCCGTCACGGCGATGGGCATCCTCAACACCATCGACACACTGCTCAGCGTGGTGGAGGACCACAAGGaggtacacactcaaacacacacacaccaccataagCAGCAATAACAAGACAGCCATTCCCACGCTAATCTGAAATAATGGCCTGTTCACTgtcttaacgtgtgtgtgtatgtgtgtgtgtgtgttgtagatcaCGCAGCAGCTGGAGGGTATCTGTCTTCAGGTGATTGGAACAGTCCTGCAGCAGCATGTCctgggtaagacacacacacacacacacacacacacacacacacacacacacacacacacacacacacacacagaaaactctAGTAGCCTGGCTTCagcccagacacagacagcagcttTGAGTCACTTTTCCCAGTCATGTTTGTGATGTTGGTTTCCCTGTGAGGACAGCACTCGGGCTGACGGGTGGATTGCAttgtaaccgtgtgtgtgtgtgtgtgtacagagttcTATGAAGAGATCCTGTCCCTGGCGCATTCTCTTACCTGCCAGCAGGTGTCGCCACAGATGTGGCAGCTGCTGCCTCTTGTCTTTGAGGTCTTCCAGCAGGACGGCTTTGACTACTTCACAGGTAcagagacgtacacacacacacacacacactcacacagtgctcGTCagacgctcatacacacacacacacacacacgcacacctctcCTCACTGCATCTTGTACATTGTCTCATTTCAGACATGATGCCTCTGCTTCACAACTATATTACCGTGGATACGGACACTCTGTTATCAGACACCAAATACCTGGAGATCATTTACAGCATGTGCAAGAAGGTATGTAGGTTTGAACACGCACAGTCACAATCCTGTGGGAGTGGTTGTGAGTGTGGTTATGTAAATTGCATAAATATTTGAGACGTTATGTGAGgtgagagtgattgtgtgtgtgtgcaggtcctgACAGGTGGAAAttaattcaagtgtgtgtgtgtgtgtgtgtgtgtaggtcctgATGGGCGAGGCGGGGGAAGACCCAGAATGCCATGCTGTCAAGCTCTTGGAGGTGATCATCCTGCAGTGCAAAGGGCGTGGCATCGACCAGGTAACTTAGCAACCAGcccacacctgtgtgtttgtgtttgagatcaGTTGGAGAGTGAATAAGTGTTTGCGTTTGCGTTTGAGATGAGCTGGagagtgaataagtgtgtgtgtgtgtgtgtccctaagGTGGTGCCGCTGTTTGTGGCGTCCGCTCTGGAGCGCCTGACGCGGGAGGTGAAGACCAGCGAGTTGAGGACCATGTGTCTGCAGGTTGCCATAGCAGCACTTTACtactctccacccctcctcctcaaCACACTGGAGAATCTCCGCCTCCCCAACCACAcccagccaatcacaaaccacTTCATCTCTCAGTGGCTTAAGGACGTAGACTGCTTTCTGgggtaagtttgtgtgtgtgtgtgtgtgtgtgtgtgtgtgcgcgcacatctGTATGactgcaacgtgtgtgtgtgtgtgttggatacaGGCTTCATGAccgtaagatgtgtgtgttgggcctgtgtgtactttattggtgtgtgtgtgctccacgaccgtaagatgtgtgtgttgggccttTGTGTAcgttattggtgtgtgtgtgtgtgctccacgaccgtaagatatgtgtgtgttgggccttGGTGTAcattattggtgtgtgtgtgtgtgtgtgtgtgtgtgtgtgtgtgtgtgtgtgtgtgtgtgtgtgtgtgtgtgtgtgtgtgtgtgtaggctccaCGAccgtaagatgtgtgtgttaggcctGTGTGCGCTGATGGACATGGAGCAGCGGCCCCAAGCGGTCAGCCAGGCGGTCGGCCAGCTGTTGCCGGCGGCGATCCTGCTGTTTAATGGGCTGAAGAGAGCGTACACCTGCCGCGCTGAACACGAGAACCAGGACGACGACGATGacgaggagggagaagaagacgAGGATAACGGTATGAAAGGTGTGCAGGGCTGCTGATAGGTCAGGTTTTGTGACCATTTAGTTGTTGATAAATGTGCCATGAAATGTGAATTCCTTGGAActctgttttaatgtgtgtgtgtgtgtgtgtgtgtgtgtgttttagcggaGCTGGGCAGCGATGAGGATGATATAGATGATGAAGGCCAGGAGTATCTGGAGATGCTAGCGAAGCACGCAGGGGAGGACGGAGATGATGAAGACTGGGAGGAAGATGATGCTGAGGAAACTGCACTAGAGGGATACACCACCGC
This sequence is a window from Clupea harengus unplaced genomic scaffold, Ch_v2.0.2, whole genome shotgun sequence. Protein-coding genes within it:
- the LOC122132321 gene encoding importin-7-like translates to SLPQKKVYKDQMEFMLQNHVFPLFRSELGYMRARACWVLHYFCEVKFKSDQNLQTALELTRLCLINDNQMPVKVEAAIALQVLISNQEKAKEYITPFIRPVMQALLHIVRETETDDLTSVIQKMICEYSEEVTPIAVEMTQHLAMTFNQVIQTGPDEEGGDDKAVTAMGILNTIDTLLSVVEDHKEITQQLEGICLQVIGTVLQQHVLEFYEEILSLAHSLTCQQVSPQMWQLLPLVFEVFQQDGFDYFTDMMPLLHNYITVDTDTLLSDTKYLEIIYSMCKKVLMGEAGEDPECHAVKLLEVIILQCKGRGIDQVVPLFVASALERLTREVKTSELRTMCLQVAIAALYYSPPLLLNTLENLRLPNHTQPITNHFISQWLKDVDCFLGLHDRKMCVLGLCALMDMEQRPQAVSQAVGQLLPAAILLFNGLKRAYTCRAEHENQDDDDDEEGEEDEDNAELGSDEDDIDDEGQEYLEMLAKHAGEDGDDEDWEEDDAEETALEGYTTAVDDEDNNVDEYQIFKAILQNLQTRDPAWYQALTQTLDEDQTKTLQDVITLADQRRAAHESRMIEKHGGYKFNVPVVPSNFNFGGTAPGMN